Proteins encoded in a region of the Puniceibacterium sp. IMCC21224 genome:
- a CDS encoding monovalent cation:proton antiporter-2 (CPA2) family protein produces MESFLYQAAIYLAAAVIAVPLSVRLGLGSVLGYLLAGIAIGPALGLVAASNDLQHFAEFGVVMMLFIIGLELEPRALWGMRHRLIGMGGLQIVLTTAAVSGSAMVLGLDLSTSLAVGLIFALSSTAIVLQTLNEKGLMQTSGGRSAFSVLLTQDIAVIPMLILLPLLAGVAEPLLNPDGSIQRAPVAADAHHGAMSLVEGLPGWGVTLVTLGAVALIILGGSYGARPLFRFIHAARLPEMFTAVALLIVVGIAFLMLMVGLSPALGTFLAGVVLANSEFRHQLESDIEPFKGLLLGLFFITVGAGINFGTFLAAPFTLLGLALGVMLIKGLVLFGLAWLFKLRGRNKWLFTLSLAQAGEFGFVLIAFSIQQNVVASVLGERLLLVVALSMMITPLLFIAYDWLSRRLEDVTELQPDDEIDDEGPVIIAGVGRFGQVVNRLVQSSGFKTVVIDHDLKTIQLMRRFGFKGFFGDPTRPELLQAAGIEHAKVLVVALDNPASTTKLVAFARQMREDLHIVARARDRTHVYALYQAGANDIVREMFDSSLRAGRYVLENVGLSEYEAATAEETFFHHDRKTLRDLAGLWDPNIPPAENTAYIERAKELEKELETALLSTLEAKPTKAA; encoded by the coding sequence ATGGAATCGTTTCTGTATCAGGCAGCGATCTATCTGGCTGCAGCGGTCATCGCTGTGCCTTTGTCGGTCCGGCTCGGGCTGGGGTCAGTGCTGGGATATCTGTTGGCCGGCATTGCCATCGGACCGGCCCTGGGCCTAGTTGCGGCCAGCAACGATCTGCAACACTTCGCCGAATTCGGCGTCGTCATGATGCTGTTCATCATCGGGCTTGAGCTTGAACCCCGCGCGCTGTGGGGCATGCGACACCGCCTGATCGGGATGGGCGGATTGCAGATTGTTCTGACAACGGCGGCCGTGAGCGGGTCTGCCATGGTCCTCGGACTTGATCTGAGCACTTCATTGGCGGTGGGTTTGATTTTTGCGCTCTCTTCGACCGCCATTGTGCTGCAAACGCTGAACGAAAAGGGACTGATGCAAACCAGTGGTGGTCGGTCGGCATTTTCGGTGCTGCTGACGCAAGATATCGCAGTGATCCCAATGTTGATCCTGCTGCCACTTCTGGCCGGAGTGGCCGAGCCATTGCTAAATCCCGATGGATCGATTCAGCGCGCCCCCGTAGCCGCCGATGCCCATCACGGCGCCATGTCGCTGGTCGAAGGGTTGCCAGGGTGGGGCGTCACGCTTGTCACGCTCGGCGCGGTGGCGCTGATCATTTTGGGCGGATCTTATGGCGCGCGTCCGTTGTTCCGCTTTATCCACGCCGCGCGCCTGCCCGAGATGTTCACCGCCGTCGCCCTGCTGATCGTCGTCGGCATCGCCTTTCTGATGCTGATGGTGGGTCTGTCGCCCGCGCTTGGCACGTTCCTTGCCGGTGTGGTTCTGGCCAACAGCGAATTCCGCCATCAGCTTGAATCCGATATCGAACCCTTCAAAGGCCTGCTGTTGGGGTTGTTTTTCATCACCGTCGGCGCCGGCATCAACTTTGGCACATTCCTGGCCGCGCCCTTTACCCTGCTGGGTCTCGCGCTTGGGGTCATGCTGATCAAGGGACTAGTGCTCTTTGGCCTTGCCTGGCTATTCAAACTGCGCGGACGCAACAAATGGCTGTTTACCCTTAGTCTGGCTCAGGCGGGCGAATTCGGCTTTGTCCTCATTGCGTTTTCGATCCAGCAGAATGTTGTGGCCTCTGTTTTGGGCGAACGGCTGCTGCTGGTGGTGGCCCTGTCAATGATGATCACACCGCTGTTGTTCATCGCCTATGACTGGCTGTCGCGTCGCCTGGAGGATGTGACCGAATTGCAGCCCGATGACGAAATTGACGACGAAGGGCCAGTGATCATCGCCGGTGTCGGGCGCTTTGGTCAGGTCGTCAATAGGTTGGTGCAAAGTTCGGGCTTTAAGACGGTGGTGATCGACCACGATCTAAAAACAATCCAGTTGATGCGCCGCTTTGGATTCAAGGGCTTTTTTGGCGACCCGACACGGCCAGAATTGCTGCAGGCGGCGGGTATTGAACACGCAAAGGTGCTGGTGGTCGCGCTGGACAACCCGGCCTCGACCACCAAACTGGTCGCCTTTGCCCGCCAGATGCGCGAGGATCTGCATATTGTGGCGCGGGCCCGCGACCGCACCCATGTCTATGCGCTGTATCAGGCCGGCGCCAACGACATCGTACGCGAGATGTTCGACAGTTCCCTGCGGGCCGGGCGCTATGTGCTCGAAAACGTCGGACTATCCGAATACGAGGCCGCCACCGCCGAAGAAACGTTCTTTCACCACGACCGCAAAACGCTGCGCGATCTAGCCGGGCTATGGGATCCCAACATTCCGCCGGCAGAAAACACCGCCTATATCGAACGCGCCAAAGAGTTGGAGAAAGAGCTGGAAACCGCCCTCCTGTCGACGCTGGAGGCGA